In Pseudomonas poae, a single genomic region encodes these proteins:
- the cysZ gene encoding sulfate transporter CysZ produces MPAPALSGPQYLREGLKLVLSPGLRLFVLLPLAINLVLFVGLIYFAGHQFSLWVDTLMPTLPSWLSFLNYLLWPLFVVLVVLMVFFTFTMLANIIAAPFNGFLSEKVEVVVRGTDDFPAFSWGELIAMVPRTLAREMRKLGYFLPRAIGLFILSFIPVVNLVAAPLWLLFGVWMMAIQYIDYPADNHKLGWNEMLAWLRQKRWQSMSFGGIVYLVLLVPVVNLLMMPAAVAGATLFWVREQGAEAMARQTVAKS; encoded by the coding sequence ATGCCCGCCCCTGCTCTTTCTGGCCCGCAATACCTGCGTGAAGGCCTCAAACTGGTGTTGAGCCCAGGCTTGCGGCTGTTTGTGTTGCTGCCGCTGGCGATCAACCTGGTGCTGTTCGTCGGCTTGATTTATTTCGCCGGCCATCAGTTCAGCCTGTGGGTCGATACCCTGATGCCGACGTTGCCGAGTTGGCTGAGCTTTTTGAATTACCTGCTGTGGCCGTTGTTCGTGGTGCTGGTGGTGCTGATGGTGTTTTTCACCTTCACCATGCTTGCCAACATCATCGCCGCACCGTTCAACGGCTTTCTCTCGGAGAAAGTCGAAGTGGTGGTGCGAGGCACCGATGACTTCCCGGCTTTCAGCTGGGGCGAGCTGATTGCCATGGTGCCGCGTACCCTGGCGCGCGAAATGCGCAAGCTGGGCTACTTCCTGCCCCGGGCCATCGGCCTGTTTATCCTGTCGTTCATTCCGGTGGTCAACCTGGTCGCAGCGCCGTTGTGGCTGCTGTTTGGCGTTTGGATGATGGCTATCCAATACATCGACTACCCGGCCGACAACCACAAGCTGGGCTGGAACGAAATGCTTGCCTGGCTGCGCCAGAAACGCTGGCAGAGCATGAGCTTCGGCGGCATCGTTTACCTGGTGTTGCTGGTGCCGGTGGTCAACCTGCTGATGATGCCGGCGGCAGTGGCCGGGGCGACGTTGTTCTGGGTGCGTGAGCAAGGCGCCGAGGCGATGGCACGGCAGACTGTAGCCAAGTCATAA
- a CDS encoding DUF1244 domain-containing protein: MNDQQRLELEAAAFRRLVAHLDSRKDVQNIDLMNLSGFCRNCLSKWYKAEADERHIELSLDDAREVVYGMPYAEWKAQYQKEASADQQAAFAKGKTHD, translated from the coding sequence ATGAACGACCAACAACGCCTCGAACTCGAAGCCGCCGCCTTCCGCCGGCTGGTGGCGCACCTGGACAGCCGCAAGGATGTGCAGAACATCGACCTGATGAACCTCTCCGGTTTCTGCCGTAACTGCTTGTCCAAGTGGTACAAGGCCGAGGCCGATGAGCGCCATATCGAGCTGAGCCTCGATGACGCCCGCGAAGTGGTGTACGGCATGCCGTACGCCGAGTGGAAAGCCCAATACCAGAAAGAAGCCAGCGCCGACCAACAAGCGGCGTTCGCCAAAGGAAAAACCCATGACTGA
- a CDS encoding dihydroneopterin triphosphate 2'-epimerase, whose product MPQLQPGMARIRVKDLCLRTYIGINEDEILNKQDVLINLTILYAAQDAVRDNDIDHALNYRTITKAIIAHVEGNRFALLERLTQELLDLVMGNESVLYAEVEVDKPHALRFAESVSITLAASR is encoded by the coding sequence ATGCCACAACTTCAACCAGGCATGGCGCGCATCCGGGTCAAGGACCTGTGCCTGCGCACCTACATCGGCATCAATGAGGACGAGATCCTCAACAAGCAGGATGTGCTGATCAACCTGACCATCCTGTATGCCGCGCAGGACGCCGTGCGCGACAATGACATCGACCACGCGCTGAACTACCGCACCATCACCAAAGCGATCATTGCTCACGTCGAGGGCAACCGCTTCGCCCTGCTGGAGCGCCTGACCCAGGAACTGCTGGACCTGGTGATGGGCAATGAATCGGTGCTGTACGCCGAAGTCGAAGTGGACAAGCCCCATGCGCTGCGCTTTGCCGAGTCGGTGTCGATTACCCTGGCGGCCAGCCGCTAA
- the folE gene encoding GTP cyclohydrolase I FolE has product MTLSLPQHYREILKGLGEDPEREGLLDTPKRAAKAMQYLCHGYEQNLEEIVNGALFTSDNDEMVILKDIELYSLCEHHLLPFIGKAHVAYIPTGKVLGLSKLARIVDMYARRLQIQENLTRQIADAIQSVTQAAGVAVVIEAKHMCMMMRGVEKQNSTMNTSVMLGAFRESNTTRMEFLQLIGRSK; this is encoded by the coding sequence ATGACCTTATCCCTGCCCCAACACTACCGCGAGATTCTCAAAGGCCTGGGCGAAGACCCGGAGCGTGAAGGCCTGCTCGACACCCCTAAGCGTGCCGCCAAGGCGATGCAGTACCTGTGCCATGGCTACGAGCAGAACCTGGAAGAAATCGTCAACGGCGCACTGTTCACCTCCGACAACGACGAGATGGTGATCCTCAAGGACATCGAGTTGTACTCGCTGTGTGAGCATCATCTGCTGCCCTTTATCGGCAAGGCCCACGTGGCCTATATTCCGACCGGCAAGGTGCTGGGCCTGTCGAAATTGGCGCGCATCGTCGACATGTATGCGCGGCGCCTGCAGATCCAGGAAAACCTCACGCGGCAAATCGCCGACGCCATCCAGTCCGTGACCCAGGCCGCCGGCGTGGCGGTGGTGATCGAAGCCAAGCACATGTGCATGATGATGCGCGGCGTGGAAAAACAGAATTCAACCATGAACACCTCGGTGATGCTCGGCGCGTTCCGCGAATCGAACACCACGCGCATGGAGTTCCTGCAACTGATCGGACGGAGCAAGTAG
- a CDS encoding antibiotic biosynthesis monooxygenase: MSTSPVTLMVARRVAKGRYEELMAWLREGEQLATDFPGYLGSGVLAPPPNDDEFQIIFRFADEKTLHAWEFSASRSTWLSRGSELFANPSEHRVSGIDGWFGAVGARPPRWKQAVAIWLAFFPVSLIFNFVLGPLLSELDLLPRVFVSTLALTPLMVYLFIPLSTHLLANWLHPTPTPRKATEAAA, from the coding sequence ATGTCTACCTCTCCCGTCACCCTGATGGTTGCGCGTCGCGTGGCCAAGGGTCGCTACGAAGAATTGATGGCCTGGCTGCGTGAAGGCGAGCAATTGGCCACCGACTTCCCCGGTTACCTGGGTTCGGGCGTACTTGCCCCGCCGCCCAATGATGATGAGTTCCAGATCATTTTCCGCTTCGCCGATGAGAAGACCCTGCATGCCTGGGAATTCTCCGCCTCGCGCAGTACCTGGTTAAGCCGTGGCAGCGAGCTGTTTGCCAACCCATCGGAACATCGCGTGAGTGGCATTGATGGCTGGTTCGGCGCAGTCGGCGCACGCCCGCCACGCTGGAAACAAGCCGTGGCGATCTGGCTGGCGTTTTTTCCGGTGTCGCTGATCTTCAACTTTGTACTGGGCCCGTTGCTCAGTGAGTTGGACCTGCTCCCCCGTGTGTTCGTCAGCACCCTGGCCCTCACGCCGCTGATGGTTTACTTGTTCATTCCGCTGTCGACTCACCTGCTGGCCAACTGGCTGCACCCCACGCCCACACCGCGCAAGGCCACCGAAGCCGCCGCGTGA
- a CDS encoding flavodoxin, whose protein sequence is MKVAILSGSVYGTAEEVARHAAGILNAAGFDAWHNPRATLADVQAFAPDAFLAVTSTTGMGELPDNLQPLYSTLRDQLPAAFRGLPGAVIGLGDASYGDTFCGGGEQMRELFGELGVREVLPMLRLDASESVTPEADAEPWLAELVTALRG, encoded by the coding sequence ATGAAAGTCGCCATCCTTTCCGGCTCGGTCTACGGCACGGCGGAAGAAGTTGCCCGCCACGCCGCCGGTATCCTCAACGCAGCCGGTTTCGACGCCTGGCACAACCCCCGCGCCACCTTGGCGGATGTGCAAGCGTTTGCACCGGATGCGTTCCTGGCGGTGACATCCACCACCGGCATGGGTGAGCTGCCCGACAACCTGCAACCGCTTTACTCCACCCTTCGCGATCAACTGCCCGCGGCCTTCCGTGGCCTTCCCGGCGCAGTGATTGGCCTGGGCGACGCCAGCTACGGCGACACCTTCTGCGGCGGCGGCGAGCAAATGCGCGAGCTGTTCGGCGAGTTGGGTGTGCGTGAGGTGCTGCCGATGCTGCGCCTGGACGCCAGCGAAAGCGTCACCCCCGAGGCCGACGCCGAACCCTGGTTGGCCGAGTTGGTCACTGCACTGCGCGGTTGA
- a CDS encoding LysR family transcriptional regulator, whose amino-acid sequence MEFKQLRSFVEVIHRGGFTQAGKTLHISQSAVSKQVAQLEQSLGTPLLERTGSQIRLTAAGQVVLQRAEAMLRLQGELLSELDDMQQLTRGELRLGLPLLAGDTLFAGLFAEYRRRYPKVTIQLLEGGSRTIEQAILSGELDVGGSLMPSDPAFAWQPFCDEPLDALLPMDHPLAQNAQVRLEELADTPFLMYQRSFVLNDRLLQACQGVGFTPKEVGRSGQADFLAALVAAGQGVVLLPSVVARALVRPGVVRLTLKAPDYLRWDIAFIWREGAYLSKAAQAWLALLREFPVNRAVQ is encoded by the coding sequence ATGGAATTCAAACAGCTGCGCAGCTTTGTCGAAGTCATCCATCGAGGCGGTTTCACCCAAGCGGGCAAAACCTTGCACATCAGCCAGTCCGCCGTCAGCAAACAGGTGGCACAGCTTGAACAGAGCCTGGGCACGCCGTTGCTTGAGCGCACCGGCTCGCAGATCCGCCTGACCGCCGCCGGCCAGGTGGTGTTGCAACGGGCCGAAGCCATGCTGCGCCTACAGGGCGAGTTGCTCAGCGAGTTGGATGACATGCAGCAACTGACCCGTGGCGAATTGCGCCTGGGCTTGCCGCTGCTGGCGGGCGACACCTTGTTCGCCGGGCTGTTTGCCGAGTACCGGCGGCGCTATCCGAAGGTCACCATTCAACTGCTGGAAGGCGGCAGCCGTACCATCGAACAGGCGATCCTGAGCGGTGAGTTGGATGTGGGCGGCAGCCTGATGCCCAGCGACCCGGCATTCGCCTGGCAGCCCTTCTGCGATGAACCGCTGGACGCCCTGCTGCCGATGGATCACCCGCTGGCGCAAAACGCCCAGGTACGCCTGGAGGAATTGGCCGACACACCCTTTCTGATGTACCAACGCAGTTTTGTGCTGAACGACCGACTGCTGCAGGCCTGCCAAGGGGTGGGCTTCACGCCGAAGGAAGTCGGGCGTAGCGGGCAGGCAGATTTTCTGGCGGCGCTGGTCGCGGCCGGCCAGGGCGTGGTGCTGTTGCCCAGCGTGGTTGCCCGTGCACTGGTGCGACCGGGTGTGGTGCGCCTGACGCTCAAGGCGCCCGACTACCTACGCTGGGACATCGCGTTTATCTGGCGTGAGGGCGCCTATCTGTCGAAAGCCGCCCAGGCCTGGCTGGCGTTGTTGCGCGAGTTTCCGGTCAACCGCGCAGTGCAGTGA
- a CDS encoding CidA/LrgA family protein produces the protein MKHFIRLLIELVVLLAIYLFGCQLSTWLALPIPGGVVGLGLLLATFASGLVKPATLQLGAGVLMAEMLLFFIPALMSLLDYGGLLRNDGWRILLVIAFSTLAVMLVTAFTVELVCRWKLRHEA, from the coding sequence ATGAAACATTTCATCCGTCTGCTGATTGAACTGGTCGTGTTATTGGCCATTTACCTGTTTGGCTGCCAACTGTCGACGTGGCTGGCGTTGCCGATCCCTGGCGGTGTGGTCGGCCTGGGTTTGCTGTTGGCAACCTTCGCCAGCGGCCTGGTCAAGCCGGCGACCCTGCAACTGGGCGCGGGTGTGTTGATGGCGGAAATGCTGCTGTTCTTTATTCCCGCACTCATGAGCCTGCTGGACTACGGCGGCCTGTTGCGCAACGACGGCTGGCGCATCCTGCTGGTGATCGCGTTCAGTACGTTGGCGGTGATGCTGGTGACGGCCTTTACCGTGGAACTGGTGTGTCGCTGGAAGCTGCGCCATGAAGCTTGA
- a CDS encoding LrgB family protein, translating to MKLELMPLFWLALTLGAYVFSRWIYRRTGRYLLSPAILVPVLLLAVAVPLNTAYAEYAADTHWLMLILGPVTVAFAVPIWQQRRLLARHWSALLLGMIAGSVASIATSFGLAKALALDSSVTLSLVPRSITTPFAMPVSSDLGGVPELTAVFVMFTGVFGAMLGGVLLKWLPLRTPMARGALFGVGAHGVGVSRAREVGGEEGSVAGLVMVLTGLLNLLAAPLLAALL from the coding sequence ATGAAGCTTGAACTGATGCCGTTGTTCTGGCTCGCCCTGACCTTGGGCGCCTATGTGTTCAGCCGTTGGATCTACCGTCGCACCGGGCGCTACCTGTTGTCACCGGCGATCCTGGTGCCGGTGCTGCTGCTGGCGGTGGCCGTGCCACTGAACACTGCTTATGCCGAGTATGCCGCCGACACCCATTGGCTGATGTTGATACTGGGCCCGGTCACCGTGGCGTTTGCCGTGCCGATCTGGCAACAGCGTCGCTTGCTCGCGCGTCACTGGTCGGCGTTGTTGCTCGGCATGATCGCGGGCAGCGTGGCGTCGATTGCCACCTCGTTCGGCTTGGCCAAGGCGTTGGCGCTGGACAGTTCGGTGACGCTGTCCCTGGTGCCCCGTTCGATCACCACGCCGTTCGCCATGCCGGTGTCTTCCGACCTCGGCGGCGTGCCGGAACTCACTGCTGTCTTTGTGATGTTCACCGGTGTGTTCGGCGCCATGCTTGGCGGCGTGCTGCTTAAGTGGCTGCCGCTGCGTACACCGATGGCGCGGGGCGCATTGTTTGGCGTTGGCGCGCACGGCGTGGGTGTCAGCCGTGCGCGGGAAGTGGGCGGCGAAGAAGGCTCTGTGGCGGGCTTGGTGATGGTGTTGACGGGCTTGCTCAACCTACTTGCAGCGCCTTTATTGGCGGCGCTTCTCTGA
- a CDS encoding alpha/beta fold hydrolase, with product MPLAEIPLRAWRKRGQSFVFRGRTIRYWVAGQGEPLLLIHGFPTASWDWHYLWQPLAQRNLVIACDMLGFGDSAKPLDHAYCLLEQADLQQALLEHVGVDQAVHVLAHDYGDSVAQELLARHYEGRFQMASCVFLNGGLFPETHRPALVQKLLLSPLGWMIGRAFGRNALSNSFSQIFGPNTRPSESALDDFWSLINCNEGTRILHKLIAYIPQRRRMRERWVQAMQRDEVPLRVIDGEVDPISGAHMVERYCELVPHADTVLLANIGHYPQIEAPVQVLKHYWAFRERIAGPVWELACLR from the coding sequence ATGCCACTCGCCGAGATCCCGCTCAGAGCCTGGCGCAAGCGCGGGCAGAGCTTTGTGTTCCGTGGTCGCACCATCCGTTATTGGGTGGCGGGGCAGGGTGAACCCCTGCTGCTGATCCACGGTTTTCCCACCGCCAGTTGGGACTGGCATTACCTGTGGCAACCCCTGGCCCAGCGCAACCTGGTCATCGCCTGCGACATGCTGGGTTTTGGCGATTCGGCCAAACCGTTGGATCACGCGTACTGCTTGCTGGAACAGGCCGATTTGCAGCAGGCCTTGTTGGAACACGTTGGGGTCGACCAGGCGGTGCATGTGTTAGCCCATGACTACGGCGACAGCGTGGCCCAGGAACTGCTGGCCCGGCACTATGAAGGCCGTTTCCAGATGGCCAGTTGCGTGTTTCTCAACGGTGGCTTGTTCCCCGAAACCCATCGCCCGGCGCTGGTGCAGAAGCTTCTGCTCAGCCCCCTGGGTTGGATGATCGGTCGCGCGTTCGGTCGCAATGCGCTGTCCAACAGCTTCAGCCAGATCTTCGGCCCTAACACCCGCCCCAGCGAAAGCGCCCTGGATGATTTCTGGAGCCTGATCAATTGCAACGAAGGCACGCGCATCCTGCACAAGCTCATTGCCTATATTCCGCAGCGCAGGCGCATGCGTGAGCGTTGGGTGCAGGCCATGCAGCGCGATGAAGTACCGCTGCGGGTGATCGACGGTGAAGTCGACCCGATTTCCGGCGCGCACATGGTGGAGCGGTACTGCGAGCTGGTCCCGCACGCTGACACGGTGTTGCTGGCCAACATCGGCCACTACCCGCAGATCGAGGCACCGGTGCAGGTGCTCAAGCATTACTGGGCGTTTCGTGAACGGATTGCCGGCCCTGTGTGGGAGCTGGCTTGCCTGCGATGA
- a CDS encoding SDR family oxidoreductase, whose translation MSESVQFQDKVVIVTGAGGGLGRAHALLFAKHGAKVLVNDLGGSTQGEGANASAADRVVAEIREAGGTAEANHDSVTDGDKIVQNALDAFGRIDVVVNNAGILRDKTFHKMDDSDWDLVYRVHVEGAYKVTRAAWPHLREQGYGRVIFTASTSGIYGNFGQSNYGMAKLGVYGLTRTLALEGRKNNILVNAIAPTGGTRMTEGLIPPQVFERLKPELVSPLVVYLGSEACQETSGLFEVGGGWIGKTRWERSLGVGFDPEAGFSPDDVAAHWQQICDFDGAAHPKDNIEALKEMMANLQKYSL comes from the coding sequence ATGAGTGAGTCAGTGCAGTTCCAGGATAAGGTCGTGATCGTCACCGGTGCCGGCGGCGGATTGGGCCGGGCTCATGCGCTGCTGTTCGCCAAACACGGGGCTAAAGTGCTGGTCAATGATCTGGGCGGCTCCACTCAGGGCGAGGGCGCCAATGCCTCGGCTGCCGACCGGGTGGTTGCTGAAATCCGCGAAGCAGGCGGTACTGCCGAAGCCAACCATGACTCTGTCACCGACGGTGACAAGATCGTCCAGAACGCCCTCGACGCGTTCGGCCGTATCGACGTGGTGGTCAACAACGCCGGCATCCTGCGCGACAAGACCTTCCACAAAATGGACGACAGCGATTGGGACCTGGTTTACCGGGTGCATGTCGAAGGCGCCTACAAAGTCACCCGCGCCGCGTGGCCCCATCTGCGCGAGCAAGGTTACGGCCGGGTGATCTTCACCGCGTCCACCTCGGGCATCTACGGCAACTTCGGCCAGTCCAACTACGGCATGGCCAAGCTGGGAGTGTACGGTTTGACTCGCACCCTGGCGTTGGAAGGGCGCAAGAACAACATCCTGGTCAACGCCATTGCCCCCACTGGCGGCACGCGCATGACCGAAGGCCTGATCCCGCCGCAGGTGTTTGAGCGTCTCAAGCCGGAGTTGGTCAGCCCGTTGGTGGTGTACCTGGGCAGCGAAGCGTGCCAGGAAACGTCGGGGTTGTTCGAAGTGGGCGGCGGCTGGATCGGCAAGACTCGTTGGGAGCGCAGCCTGGGGGTGGGCTTTGACCCTGAGGCCGGTTTCTCTCCCGACGATGTGGCAGCGCATTGGCAGCAGATTTGCGACTTCGACGGTGCGGCTCATCCCAAGGACAACATCGAGGCGTTGAAGGAGATGATGGCCAACTTACAGAAGTACAGCCTCTGA
- a CDS encoding DUF1302 domain-containing protein — protein sequence MRAIFRPQALAAAVALGCCAQVQAVSFNIGDEIEGQFDSSLSVGASWGMRDADKKLVGTVNGGTGQASTGDDGRLNFKKGETFSKIFKGIHDLELKYGDSGVFVRGKYWYDFELQDEDREFKQISNHHRDEGARSSGYELLDAFVYHNYAIGDQPGNVRLGKQVVSWGESTFIGNSINSINPIDVSAFRRPGAEIKEGLIPVNMLFASQSLTNQLTVEGFYQLNWENTVLDNCGTFFGGDVAAHGCNSNYTVGNPAIAPLQPVAAAFGQGFEVTREGVIVQRARDRDARDGGQFGAALRWLGDDTEYGLYFMNYHSRTPTVGTITNTANPLTLAAISAAANARAPNSGPGLVQSLMLGRGQYYLDYPENIRLFGASFSTTLPTGTAWTGEISYRPNAPVQLNTTDLTLALINPVSGQLASPIRSNFGDDNKGYRRKEITQIQSTMTQFFDQVLGAERLTLVGEAAYVHVGGLEDKSKLRYGRDSVYGAYGFQGDTDGFVTANSWGYRARAILDYNNALFGVNLKPNLSWSHDVAGYGPNGLFNKGAKAISIGVDADYRSTYTASLSYTDFFGGDYNTLTDRDFLSFSVGANF from the coding sequence ATGCGCGCCATCTTCAGGCCACAGGCGCTGGCCGCTGCGGTTGCACTGGGTTGCTGTGCCCAGGTACAGGCTGTTTCGTTCAACATTGGCGATGAGATCGAAGGGCAATTCGACTCATCGCTGTCAGTGGGCGCGAGTTGGGGCATGCGCGACGCCGACAAGAAGCTGGTGGGCACCGTCAACGGTGGCACCGGGCAGGCGTCTACCGGGGATGACGGCCGGCTGAACTTCAAGAAGGGCGAGACCTTCTCCAAGATCTTCAAGGGCATTCACGACTTGGAGCTCAAGTACGGCGACAGCGGCGTGTTCGTGCGCGGCAAGTACTGGTACGACTTTGAGCTGCAGGACGAAGACCGCGAATTCAAACAGATCAGCAATCACCATCGCGACGAGGGAGCTCGCTCATCCGGCTATGAGTTGCTCGATGCTTTTGTGTATCACAACTACGCCATTGGCGATCAGCCGGGCAACGTGCGACTGGGCAAGCAAGTGGTCAGTTGGGGCGAAAGTACCTTTATTGGTAACTCCATCAACAGCATCAACCCCATCGACGTTTCGGCTTTCCGCCGTCCGGGGGCCGAGATCAAGGAAGGGCTGATTCCGGTGAACATGCTGTTTGCCTCCCAGAGCCTGACCAACCAACTGACGGTAGAAGGTTTCTACCAGTTGAACTGGGAAAACACGGTGCTGGATAACTGCGGCACATTCTTCGGTGGGGATGTGGCAGCCCATGGGTGCAATAGCAATTACACCGTGGGTAATCCGGCCATCGCGCCGTTGCAACCTGTGGCTGCAGCATTTGGGCAGGGGTTTGAGGTAACGCGCGAAGGTGTGATTGTGCAGCGCGCACGGGATCGGGATGCCCGCGATGGCGGGCAGTTCGGTGCGGCCTTGCGCTGGTTGGGCGATGACACCGAGTACGGCCTGTACTTCATGAATTACCACAGTCGTACACCCACCGTCGGCACCATCACCAATACCGCGAACCCACTCACACTTGCCGCGATCTCCGCCGCCGCCAACGCTCGTGCGCCCAACAGCGGCCCCGGCCTGGTCCAGAGCCTGATGCTCGGACGCGGCCAGTACTACCTCGATTACCCGGAAAATATCCGCCTGTTCGGCGCCAGCTTTTCCACCACCTTGCCCACCGGCACGGCGTGGACCGGGGAAATCAGCTACCGGCCCAATGCGCCGGTGCAGCTCAATACGACTGATCTGACCCTGGCCTTGATCAACCCGGTCTCCGGCCAACTGGCCTCACCCATCCGCAGCAACTTCGGCGACGACAACAAAGGTTACCGCCGCAAGGAAATCACCCAGATCCAAAGCACCATGACCCAGTTCTTTGACCAGGTGCTCGGTGCCGAGCGTCTGACCCTGGTGGGCGAGGCGGCCTACGTGCACGTCGGCGGGCTGGAAGACAAATCCAAGCTTCGCTACGGCCGTGATTCGGTCTACGGCGCCTATGGTTTCCAAGGCGACACCGACGGCTTTGTCACGGCGAACTCCTGGGGCTACCGCGCCAGGGCGATCCTCGACTACAACAACGCGCTGTTCGGGGTGAACCTAAAGCCCAACCTGTCGTGGTCCCATGACGTGGCCGGTTATGGTCCCAACGGCCTGTTCAACAAAGGCGCCAAGGCCATCAGCATCGGCGTGGATGCGGATTACCGCAGCACCTATACCGCCAGCCTCAGCTACACCGACTTTTTCGGTGGCGACTACAACACCCTGACCGACCGCGACTTCCTTTCCTTCAGCGTCGGCGCGAACTTCTGA